The DNA sequence ATCTCGTTATTAGCCAAACACTTTAATGCCGCGAAAAGTAAACAAAGTACAGTTGCTTAAAGCGACATCTGTAAACAGCTTTGAGTGAGCCTcctcattaaaataaattatattatatttaaataacttatatttaatattatattatatttaaataatcaatcaaattaaatatttgatagtagtccaacaacatttttttttgaatgaactataaaacttttttaaacacTCATTTGAAATTTGAATGCTGCGTCAAAAAATGCGGCTGACACACAGACATAAATTGACGTTAAACTGTAAAGTGGTCGCAATGCATATCGGAACACAGCTACAGTTCACTACAGTTTAGAGCGAAAGACTTGTATCCAgctctcaataaattaaaaaaaaaaaaaagtatagtaGTTGAcgtaccagtatataagtgtataatccaAAGAGTAATATAAGCATACAGGTATAATCTATGCTACTAACCTAACATATACTCGATGTTTACGtgattaattatgtttttaagaaGTCCTCAAATAGCTTTGACTTCTTGTTTGATTTAAGAATTCACTGCAGTTACTTGTTATTTTGAAGAGCTAAACATTTAGTCCAAAATGCCGTTACTTGATGGAAAAGAAATAgacatattttttgtaagttttcttaaaatgtaatttattataaatattttattgtaatagattttttttctgtttatattattgtttcttatttaaagtaatatttaagattttaattatgTAGCATAACTTTGaggttttttataattatttatgtaccgCTAATTGTACTACTACTTTACTTACCTATAAAGTAACTAACTCAACAGacactatataataaattagtcaagattaaaataataaaaaatgttatttatattgaagtttttttatttgactaaaatataatattacacgtTTATATTTACAGAGTGAAGAGGATTTACCATATGAAGAAGAAATATTAAGAAATCCTTTTTCAGTAAAACACTGGCTCAGGTACATCGAACATAAAAAAGCTGCacctaaaaatgaaattaatatgatATATGAGAGAGCACTCAAGGAGTTGCCAGGCTCGTTCAAACTGTGGTATAATTACTTGAAACTGAGAAGGTATCAAATACGCGGTCGCTGTGTAACTGACCCTGCTTATGATGatgttaataattgttttgaaaGATCTTTAGTGTTTATGCACAAAATGCCTAGGATTTGGATGGATTATTGTACCTTTTTGACTGATCAATGGAAAATTACTAGTACAAGAAGAGCATTTGATAGTGCTTTAAGAGCATTGCCTATTACTCAACACCACAGAATTTGGCCActttatcttaaatttttaaagaaacatGATATCCCCGAGACAGCAGTTAGAGTATTTAGAAGGTATCTAAAATTATGTCCTGAAGACACAGAAGAATATATTGACTACTTAATATCAATAGAAAAGCTTGATGAAGCAGCTGTTAAATTGGCACAGCTTGTAAATAATGAGAATTTTCAGTCAAAGCATGGAAAATCCAACCATCAACTATGGAATGAATTATGTGAACTTATATCTAAAAATCCAGATAAAATTCACTCACTGAATGTTGATGCTATAATAAGAGGTGGACTTCGTCGCTACACAGATCAACTAGGCCACCTTTGGAATTCATTAGCTGACTATTATGTGAGAAGTGGTTTATTTGAAAGAGCAAGAGATATTTATGAGGAATCTATTCAAACTGTTACTACAGTGAGAGATTTTACGCAGGTTTTTGATGCTTATGCTCAATTTGAAGAACTCAGTTTGAGCAAAAAAATGGAAGAAGTTGCTAAAAAAGCAAATCCAACTGAAGATGATGATATTGACTTAGAATTGAGACTTGCTAGGTTTGAATATTTAATGGAAAGAAGATTACTTCTTCTTAATTCAGTTCTTTTGAGACAAAATCCACATAATGTGGCTGAATGGCATAAAAGAGTAAAGCTCTATGAGGGAAAACCTCATGAAATAATTGATACATACACTGAAGCTGTTCAAACTGTTGATCCTAAGTTAGCAGTAGGAAAGTTATATACTTTATGGGTGGGTTTTGCTAAGTTTTATGAAAGTAATGATCAAATTGATGATGCAAGACTGATTTTTGAAAAAGCAACTCAAGTAAATTATGCTAAAGTGGATGATCTGGCATCTGTTTGGTGTGAATGGACAGAGATGGAAATCAAACACGAGAATTATGAAGAAGCCCTCAAACTGATGCAAAGAGCAACTGTTTTACCTAGTAGAAAAGTAGCTTATCATGATGACAAAGAAACGGTACAGATGCGTCTTTATAAATCTCTTAAAGTATGGTCTATGTATGCTGACTTAGAAGAAAGTTTTGGTACCTACAAATCCTGTAAAGCTGTTTATGACcacattattgatttaaaaatagcaacaccacaaattattattaactatggGTTATTCTTAGaggaacacaattattttgaagaAGCTTTTAGGGCATATGAAAAGGGTATAGCACTTTTTAAATGGCCAAATGTATATGATATTTGGAATACATATTTGACTAAGTTTTTAAAAAGATATGGAGGATCAAAACTTGAAAGGGCTAGGGATTTATTTGAACAATGTTTAGAAAACTGTCCTCCTGAATTTGCAAAATCAATATTCTTACTATATGCAAAATTAGAAGAAGAACATGGTTTAGCCAGACATGCAATGTCTGTATATGAAAGAGCTGCTACGGCAGTTCTACCAGAGCAAATGTTCGAAATGTTtaacatttacattaaaaaagctGCGGAGATTTATGGTGTGCCAAAAACCAGACAAATATACGAAAAGGCTATTGAGACTCTTCCAGATGAAAAAGCTAGAGAAATGTGTATACGATTTTCGGAAATGGAAACA is a window from the Melitaea cinxia chromosome 3, ilMelCinx1.1, whole genome shotgun sequence genome containing:
- the LOC123669570 gene encoding pre-mRNA-splicing factor syf1 homolog — protein: MPLLDGKEIDIFFSEEDLPYEEEILRNPFSVKHWLRYIEHKKAAPKNEINMIYERALKELPGSFKLWYNYLKLRRYQIRGRCVTDPAYDDVNNCFERSLVFMHKMPRIWMDYCTFLTDQWKITSTRRAFDSALRALPITQHHRIWPLYLKFLKKHDIPETAVRVFRRYLKLCPEDTEEYIDYLISIEKLDEAAVKLAQLVNNENFQSKHGKSNHQLWNELCELISKNPDKIHSLNVDAIIRGGLRRYTDQLGHLWNSLADYYVRSGLFERARDIYEESIQTVTTVRDFTQVFDAYAQFEELSLSKKMEEVAKKANPTEDDDIDLELRLARFEYLMERRLLLLNSVLLRQNPHNVAEWHKRVKLYEGKPHEIIDTYTEAVQTVDPKLAVGKLYTLWVGFAKFYESNDQIDDARLIFEKATQVNYAKVDDLASVWCEWTEMEIKHENYEEALKLMQRATVLPSRKVAYHDDKETVQMRLYKSLKVWSMYADLEESFGTYKSCKAVYDHIIDLKIATPQIIINYGLFLEEHNYFEEAFRAYEKGIALFKWPNVYDIWNTYLTKFLKRYGGSKLERARDLFEQCLENCPPEFAKSIFLLYAKLEEEHGLARHAMSVYERAATAVLPEQMFEMFNIYIKKAAEIYGVPKTRQIYEKAIETLPDEKAREMCIRFSEMETRLGEIDRARAIYAHCSQMCDPRITADFWNTWKEFEVRHGNEDTMREMLRIKRSVQATYNTQVNMMSAQMLSSAAQAAGTISDLAPGMKDGMRMLEAKAAEMAVQSKGNILFVRGETQGLKESGDKVVNPDEIDIDEEESDNSGEDDEEEVAPVQKKDIPAAVFGGLLQEKE